In Capsicum annuum cultivar UCD-10X-F1 chromosome 11, UCD10Xv1.1, whole genome shotgun sequence, one genomic interval encodes:
- the LOC107846873 gene encoding protein terminal ear1 homolog, with product MDENGMIHGNLDPRAQEFIPRYPFIQPHNNNNSNSLPVLPNQFYYPYSCPTPPPPPYHLPPAYVSANPPMATPVLPPPSSMCTRTLLLCMVPVDVSESIIRRDLEVFGDVRAVQMGRIREGIVTVHFYDLRHAQAALMEIQQQHMQQQMRLRRHYYDTLNPISMPLIVPPLPPPARGLISGRAVWAQFTFPVTSALPDGNNQGTLVIFNLASETSTASLRDIFQAFGHVKELRETPLKRHQRFVEFYDIRDAARAMMEMNGNDLNGKQLMIEFSRPGGNNRRFSRASQYSSPSNKFNTPFNNNYSRYNSSPTPSPPITPPSHSYSRPQRVYNPSQSNQIQNQKSNYLERNPSGYSGSESSGGGSVQESLASLSMSNNVRPGKKNAKKCDNISASSSSVAGASSSPRNPQKMLQQASRSSSSRPWKINWSSKQAKDYDPRFLIKEDAIMESNCIDSRTTVMIKNIPNKYSQKLLLNMLDNHCIHCNEQIADGDDQPKSSYDFVYLPIDFINKCNVGYGFVNMTSPQATLRLYRAFHLQNWEVFNSRKICQVTYARLQGIEALKEHFKNSKFPCEAEEYMPVIFAPPRDGSLLSEPNPIVGRGINPPLLLSAVNSSEEEDSNDESSDNSENGYIINNTTGNDDDDEEEARNVTDRHNGGNNHDSTFSSTVCMLASSSN from the exons atggatgaaaatggtATGATTCATGGAAATCTTGATCCTAGAGCTCAAGAATTTATACCAAGATATCCATTTATCCAAccccacaacaacaacaatagcaattCTTTGCCTGTACTTCCTAATCAATTTTACTACCCTTACTCATGTCCAACACCACCTCCACCTCCGTACCATCTCCCGCCGGCATACGTTAGTGCAAACCCACCTATGGCTACACCAGTTTTGCCACCACCAAGTTCAATGTGTACAAGGACTTTGTTGTTATGTATGGTCCCTGTTGATGTGAGTGAGTCTATTATTAGAAGGGATTTAGAAGTTTTTGGGGATGTTAGAGCAGTGCAAATGGGAAGGATAAGGGAAGGGATTGTAACGGTTCATTTCTATGATTTGAGACACGCGCAAGCGGCGTTGATGGAGATTCAACAACAGCACATGCAGCAACAGATGCGTTTAAGGAGGCATTATTATGACACTCTCAATCCAATTTCCATGCCTTTAATCGTTCCTCCACTTCCTCCCCCGGCGCGTGGACTCATTTCTGGTAGAGCTGTTTGGGCTCAGTTCACTTTCCCTGTGACTTCTGCTCTTCCTGATGGCAATAACCAAGGGACACTTGTTATTTTCAATTTGGCCTCTGAAACTTCTACTGCTTCTCTTAGAGATATATTTCAAGCTTTTG GGCATGTGAAGGAATTGAGAGAGACACCACTGAAGAGGCATCAAAGATTTGTGGAGTTTTATGATATTAGAGATGCAGCAAGGGCAATGATGGAGATGAATGGCAATGATTTAAATGGTAAGCAATTGATGATTGAATTCAGCAGGCCAGGGGGAAATAACAGAAGATTCTCAAGAGCTTCTCAATATTCATCACCTAGCAATAAATTCAATACTCCTTTCAACAACAATTACTCCAGATATAATTCATCCCCAACGCCATCTCCTCCGATTACCCCGCCCTCACACTCGTATTCCAGACCTCAAAGGGTGTACAACCCCTCACAAtccaatcaaattcaaaatcagaAATCGAATTATTTAGAAAGAAACCCTAGTGGATATAGCGGAAGTGAGAGTTCAGGTGGTGGGTCAGTTCAAGAATCATTGGCTTCTTTGAGTATGTCAAATAATGTTAGGCCGGGGAAGAAAAATGCCAAAAAATGTGACAACATTAGTGCAAGTAGTAGCAGTGTGGCAGGTGCAAGTTCTTCTCCAAGGAATCCACAAAAAatgttgcaacaagctagtagGAGTAGCAGCAGCAGGCCATGGAAGATCAACTGGTCATCAAAGCAGGCAAAAGATTATGATCCTCGTTTTCTAATTAAAGAAGATGCCATTATGGAATCAAATTGCATAGATTCCAGAACTACTGTCATGATCAAAAACATACCCAATAAATACAG TCAGAAGCTGCTGCTGAACATGCTGGACAACCACTGCATTCACTGTAACGAGCAGATTGCCGACGGCGATGATCAGCCAAAATCGTCCTATGATTTTGTTTATCTTCCCATCGATTTCAT TAACAAGTGCAACGTGGGATATGGATTCGTGAACATGACTTCACCGCAGGCAACGTTGAGACTCTACAGGGCTTTTCATCTTCAAAATTGGGAGGTCTTCAACTCTAGAAAAATTTGCCAAGTTACATACGCTAGATTACAA GGGATTGAAGCATTGAAAGAGCatttcaagaactcaaaatttCCATGTGAAGCCGAAGAATACATGCCAGTGATTTTCGCACCACCTCGAGATGGGTCCTTATTAAGTGAGCCTAATCCTATTGTTGGACGTGGCATTAACCCTCCGTTGCTCCTCTCCGCCGTTAATTCCTCAGAAGAAGAAGACTCGAACGACGAGTCATCTGATAATAGTGAAAATGGCTATATAATTAATAACACAACaggtaatgatgatgatgacgaagAAGAAGCAAGAAATGTGACTGACAGACATAACGGCGGCaataatcatgattcaacatTTTCTTCTACCGTCTGCATGTTGGCGTCTTCTTCAAATTAA